The following proteins are co-located in the Bacillus pumilus genome:
- the trpC gene encoding indole-3-glycerol phosphate synthase TrpC, protein MLNQIIARKKEHIQTLQLPDDGHYERRSFKAALMNPHRSIGLIAEVKKASPSKGIIQPNFDPLQTAKAYEKSNADCLSVLTDEPFFQGKNEYLSLIKEHVACPILRKDFIIDSIQVEESKRIGADAILLIGEVLEPQKLYELYAEAKEKGLDVLVEVHAADTLANILNIFTPEIIGVNNRNLNTFTTTVEQTKEIAPLVPKDVLLVSESGIQTFDDLTFVKNHGASAVLVGESLMREQSQEKAVKALFGE, encoded by the coding sequence ATGCTTAATCAAATTATCGCGCGTAAAAAAGAACATATCCAAACCTTGCAATTACCTGATGATGGACACTATGAAAGACGATCATTTAAAGCAGCACTTATGAACCCTCATCGCTCGATCGGACTTATTGCTGAGGTAAAAAAAGCGTCTCCTTCCAAAGGCATCATTCAGCCAAATTTTGATCCTTTACAAACAGCAAAAGCATACGAAAAATCAAATGCAGATTGCTTATCTGTCTTAACGGATGAACCGTTTTTCCAAGGGAAAAACGAGTACTTGTCCCTCATTAAAGAACACGTAGCATGTCCAATTTTAAGAAAAGATTTCATCATTGATTCCATACAAGTAGAAGAATCAAAACGCATAGGGGCTGATGCCATCTTATTAATTGGAGAAGTCCTTGAGCCGCAAAAGCTGTATGAGCTGTATGCTGAAGCAAAAGAAAAAGGACTTGATGTCCTCGTTGAGGTACATGCAGCAGATACACTGGCAAACATTTTAAACATTTTCACCCCTGAGATCATTGGAGTGAACAACCGGAATCTAAATACATTTACAACAACAGTCGAGCAAACAAAAGAGATTGCACCACTTGTTCCAAAGGATGTCTTACTAGTGAGTGAAAGCGGTATTCAGACATTTGATGATCTGACCTTTGTGAAGAATCATGGAGCAAGCGCTGTTCTTGTTGGCGAATCATTAATGAGAGAGCAATCTCAGGAAAAAGCCGTTAAAGCGTTGTTTGGAGAATGA
- the trpE gene encoding anthranilate synthase component I, with translation MKSQSNLTQFLRDSESYKTIPIVETITVDTLSPIQIVEKLKQDIVYLLESKDESSSWSRYSFIGLHPFLTLHDDQDQYIARDAAGQEVMQKQELKDLLDWMKEQYQIKTPDVDIPFTGGAVGYLSYDLIPSIEPSVRPHRNASPTDHCTLFVCQTMIAFDHETNHVHFIQYTQLTGNETKDEKIQVYKKNQERLEYLIQQLHTKIDMKELILSANMNEPPSFEQVTSTYEKTQFLKDVEKIKEYIRAGDIFQGVLSQRFDIPVSVSSFELYRVLRIVNPSPYMYFMKLKDRDLVGSSPERLIHAKNGHLEIHPIAGTRKRGTTKEEDAALARELLDDEKEKAEHYMLVDLARNDVGRVAEYGSVSVPTFTKVVNFSHVMHIISIVTGKLKQDTNPVDALMSAFPAGTLTGAPKIRAMQLLNEMEPEPRETYGGCIAYIGFDGNIDSCITIRTMSVKNQTASIQAGAGIVADSVPENEWEETCNKAGALLKAIQLAEHIFSEKESVQDESTTISSC, from the coding sequence ATGAAATCCCAATCAAACCTTACCCAATTTTTAAGGGACAGTGAGTCCTACAAAACGATCCCGATTGTTGAAACCATTACAGTCGATACACTTTCACCCATTCAAATTGTCGAGAAACTCAAACAGGATATTGTGTATCTGCTAGAAAGCAAAGACGAATCTTCTAGCTGGTCGAGATATTCCTTCATCGGATTACACCCTTTCTTAACCTTGCATGACGACCAAGACCAATATATTGCACGTGACGCTGCTGGGCAGGAAGTGATGCAAAAGCAAGAGCTGAAAGATTTACTAGACTGGATGAAAGAGCAATATCAAATCAAGACACCAGATGTTGATATCCCGTTTACAGGCGGGGCCGTTGGGTACTTAAGTTACGATCTCATCCCAAGCATTGAACCTTCTGTCAGGCCGCATAGGAACGCATCGCCGACAGATCATTGCACATTATTTGTCTGTCAAACGATGATTGCTTTTGACCATGAAACGAATCATGTTCATTTTATTCAATACACTCAGCTGACTGGAAATGAAACAAAGGACGAAAAAATACAAGTTTACAAGAAAAATCAAGAGCGGCTTGAATATTTGATTCAGCAGCTTCACACGAAGATTGATATGAAAGAACTGATTTTATCAGCGAATATGAACGAACCACCGTCCTTTGAACAAGTGACGTCAACATATGAAAAAACGCAATTTTTAAAGGACGTAGAAAAAATCAAAGAGTACATTAGAGCGGGTGATATTTTCCAAGGCGTACTCTCACAGCGCTTTGATATCCCTGTGTCAGTGAGTTCATTTGAATTGTACCGCGTGCTTCGGATTGTGAATCCATCTCCCTATATGTATTTTATGAAATTAAAGGATCGCGATTTAGTCGGAAGCTCGCCAGAACGATTAATTCATGCCAAGAATGGGCACTTAGAAATTCATCCAATCGCAGGCACAAGAAAACGAGGAACGACAAAAGAAGAGGATGCTGCACTAGCGAGAGAGCTGCTAGATGATGAAAAAGAAAAAGCAGAGCATTATATGTTAGTAGACCTTGCCAGAAATGATGTAGGCCGCGTGGCAGAATACGGCAGTGTATCCGTCCCGACTTTTACAAAAGTAGTGAACTTTTCACACGTCATGCACATCATCTCCATTGTGACAGGAAAGCTGAAGCAAGATACGAATCCAGTCGATGCGCTTATGTCTGCTTTTCCAGCAGGCACATTAACAGGTGCACCGAAAATTAGGGCGATGCAATTATTAAATGAAATGGAGCCAGAGCCAAGAGAAACGTATGGCGGCTGTATTGCTTATATTGGATTCGACGGCAATATCGACTCCTGTATTACCATTCGCACCATGAGCGTTAAAAATCAGACCGCCTCTATACAAGCAGGCGCTGGTATTGTCGCTGATTCTGTTCCTGAAAATGAATGGGAAGAGACATGTAACAAGGCAGGGGCGCTTCTGAAAGCCATTCAGCTTGCTGAACATATTTTCTCAGAAAAGGAGAGTGTGCAAGATGAATCAACGACTATCAGCTCTTGTTAA
- the trpD gene encoding anthranilate phosphoribosyltransferase, with translation MNQRLSALVNGGFLSENEANRLMHDMMSGSLTDAEVAASLSILALRGETSEEMTGFVKAIRQNAAPMEASFDVVDTCGTGGDGLSTFNISTAAAIVASAAGAKIAKHGNRSVSSKSGSADVLECLGIQIQSTPEETRQQIQQKNMGFLFAPLYHSSMKQVAAVRKQLGFRTVFNLLGPLCHPMQAKKQIIGVYSKEKAKLMAKALAPLEPEHVLFVCGEDGLDELTITANSYVIELRKNVITEYTLNPEDFGLKKGHLSDIQVQSPEESANLIQNILNHQTGGAPLHITALNAGAALYVAGKSESLMAGTLKALETIKNGAAKEQLARLKQKKKEEEIYA, from the coding sequence ATGAATCAACGACTATCAGCTCTTGTTAATGGAGGATTTCTATCAGAAAATGAAGCGAACAGACTCATGCATGATATGATGAGCGGCTCTTTAACAGATGCTGAAGTCGCTGCAAGTCTATCCATTTTAGCGCTTAGAGGGGAAACCTCTGAAGAGATGACAGGCTTCGTGAAAGCAATAAGGCAAAATGCAGCGCCAATGGAAGCGTCGTTTGATGTCGTTGATACGTGCGGTACAGGAGGCGATGGGCTATCGACATTTAATATATCAACTGCCGCAGCCATTGTAGCATCTGCTGCTGGTGCCAAAATCGCCAAGCATGGAAATCGGTCGGTCTCTTCTAAAAGCGGGAGTGCTGACGTGCTAGAATGTCTTGGGATCCAAATTCAGTCCACACCAGAAGAAACAAGACAACAAATACAGCAGAAAAACATGGGCTTTTTATTTGCACCGCTCTATCATTCATCTATGAAACAAGTAGCAGCAGTCCGAAAGCAGCTTGGATTTCGGACGGTATTTAATCTATTAGGTCCGCTTTGCCATCCGATGCAAGCCAAAAAGCAAATCATCGGGGTGTATTCAAAGGAAAAGGCAAAATTAATGGCGAAAGCCCTTGCGCCTTTAGAGCCAGAACATGTCCTGTTTGTTTGCGGAGAAGATGGGCTGGATGAATTAACGATTACAGCAAATTCATATGTCATTGAACTCAGGAAAAATGTCATAACAGAATATACACTAAACCCAGAAGACTTTGGACTGAAAAAAGGGCACTTATCAGACATTCAGGTCCAGTCACCGGAAGAGAGTGCTAATTTAATTCAGAATATATTGAATCATCAAACGGGAGGAGCGCCGCTTCATATTACAGCCCTCAATGCTGGAGCAGCACTATATGTCGCAGGAAAGTCAGAAAGTCTGATGGCAGGAACATTAAAAGCGTTAGAAACGATTAAAAATGGCGCAGCCAAAGAACAATTGGCCCGTCTAAAACAAAAAAAGAAAGAGGAAGAGATCTATGCTTAA